The proteins below come from a single Odontesthes bonariensis isolate fOdoBon6 chromosome 18, fOdoBon6.hap1, whole genome shotgun sequence genomic window:
- the yrk gene encoding tyrosine-protein kinase Fgr isoform X1, producing MGCICCKQKKSAKTVAATSATVDITDLSPGNIDGGLTGLSQGRYCPDPTQTIPNFITTTHQRPGGITSGGVTLFIALYDYDARTEDDLTFQKGEKFQIINNTEGDWWEARSLDTGNSGYIPSNYVAPVDSIQAEEWYFGKMGRKDAERQLLGQGNQRGTFLIRESETTKGAYSLSIRDWDDNKGDHVKHYKIRKLDNGGYYITTRSQFDTVQQLVEHYTERAAGLCCRLIGSCKRGMPKLADLSVKTKDMWEIPRESLQLIKKLGNGQFGEVWMGMWNGTTKVAVKTLKPGTMSPEAFLEEAQIMKRLRHDKLVQLYAVVSEEPIYIITEFMSQGSLLDFLKDGEGQSLKLPQLVDMAAQIAAGMAYIERMNYIHRDLRAANILVGDNLVCKIADFGLARLIEDNEYTARQGAKFPIKWTAPEAALYGRFTIKSDVWSFGILLTELITKGRVPYPGMNNREVLEQVERGYRMPCAPGCPASLHELMVQCWRREPDERHTFEYLQSFLEDYFTATEPQYQPGENL from the exons ATGGGGTGTATCTGTTGCAAGCAGAAGAAGTCGGCCAAGACAGTAGCGGCAACATCAGCAACAGTAGACATTACAGATCTGTCTCCTGGCAACATAGATGGGGGGTTGACGGGCTTGTCTCAGGGCCGTTACTGTCCTGACCCCACTCAGACCATCCCAAACTTCATCACCACCACGCACCAGCGGCCTGGAGGCATAACAA GTGGCGGAGTCACTCTCTTCATAGCTTTGTATGACTACGATGCTCGCACTGAAGATGATCTTACTTTCCAGAAGGGAGAGAAATTCCAGATCATCAACAACAC agagGGTGACTGGTGGGAGGCTCGCTCTTTGGACACTGGAAACTCAGGTTACATACCCTCTAACTACGTCGCTCCTGTCGACTCCATACAAGCCGAGGA GTGGTATTTTGGGAAGATGGGGAGGAAGGATGCAGAGAGACAGCTGCTGGGTCAAGGCAACCAGAGGGGAACTTTCCTCATACGCGAGAGTGAGACCACTAAGG GTGCATACTCTCTGTCCATCCGTGACTGGGATGACAACAAGGGAGATCATGTCAAGCATTATAAGATTCGTAAACTAGACAATGGTGGTTACTACATCACCACCAGATCACAGTTTGACACTGTGCAGCAGCTAGTGGAGCACtacacag AGAGAGCAGCCGGACTGTGCTGCCGTTTGATTGGCAGCTGTAAGCGGGGCATGCCTAAGCTGGCTGACTTATCAGTGAAGACGAAGGATATGTGGGAGATTCCCCGCGAATCTCTCCAACTGATTAAGAAACTGGGCAATGGCCAGTTTGGAGAAGTCTGGATGG GCATGTGGAATGGCACCACCAAGGTAGCAGTGAAGACTCTGAAGCCAGGAACTATGTCCCCCGAGGCCTTCCTTGAGGAGGCTCAGATCATGAAGAGACTCCGGCATGACAAGCTGGTGCAGCTCTACGCCGTTGTGTCTGAGGAGCCCATCTACATTATCACCGAGTTCATGAGCCAAG GAAGTCTGCTGGACTTCTTAAAGGATGGAGAAGGGCAGAGCCTGAAGCTGCCTCAGCTGGTGGACATGGCGGCACAG ATCGCAGCTGGAATGGCGTACATTGAACGGATGAACTACATCCACCGTGACCTGCGAGCAGCGAACATTCTTGTTGGAGACAATCTGGTGTGCAAGATCGCTGACTTTGGCCTGGCTCGGCTCATTGAGGACAACGAGTACACAGCCAGACAAG GGGCGAAGTTCCCCATCAAGTGGACGGCTCCAGAAGCGGCACTCTACGGGCGCTTTACCATCAAGTCAGATGTCTGGAGCTTTGGCATCCTACTAACTGAGCTCATCACTAAGGGTCGAGTGCCCTACCCAG GCATGAACAACCGTGAGGTGTTGGAGCAGGTGGAGAGGGGCTACCGGATGCCCTGTGCCCCCGGGTGCCCTGCCTCGCTTCATGAACTGATGGTGCAGTGCTGGAGGCGGGAGCCCGATGAGAGACACACCTTTGAGTACCTGCAGTCCTTCCTGGAGGATTACTTCACCGCCACAGAGCCGCAGTACCAGCCCGGGGAAAACCTGTGA
- the yrk gene encoding tyrosine-protein kinase Fgr isoform X3, translating to MGCICCKQKKSAKTVAATSATVDITDLSPGNIDGGLTGLSQGRYCPDPTQTIPNFITTTHQRPGGITSGGVTLFIALYDYDARTEDDLTFQKGEKFQIINNTEGDWWEARSLDTGNSGYIPSNYVAPVDSIQAEEWYFGKMGRKDAERQLLGQGNQRGTFLIRESETTKGAYSLSIRDWDDNKGDHVKHYKIRKLDNGGYYITTRSQFDTVQQLVEHYTERAAGLCCRLIGSCKRGMPKLADLSVKTKDMWEIPRESLQLIKKLGNGQFGEVWMGSNDGLCYYLTKSCPISTPLTLGLGRDAWEVSREALSMQRKLGQGCFGDVWMGMWNGTTKVAVKTLKPGTMSPEAFLEEAQIMKRLRHDKLVQLYAVVSEEPIYIITEFMSQGSLLDFLKDGEGQSLKLPQLVDMAAQIAAGMAYIERMNYIHRDLRAANILVGDNLVCKIADFGLARLIEDNEYTARQGAKFPIKWTAPEAALYGRFTIKSDVWSFGILLTELITKGRVPYPGMNNREVLEQVERGYRMPCAPGCPASLHELMVQCWRREPDERHTFEYLQSFLEDYFTATEPQYQPGENL from the exons ATGGGGTGTATCTGTTGCAAGCAGAAGAAGTCGGCCAAGACAGTAGCGGCAACATCAGCAACAGTAGACATTACAGATCTGTCTCCTGGCAACATAGATGGGGGGTTGACGGGCTTGTCTCAGGGCCGTTACTGTCCTGACCCCACTCAGACCATCCCAAACTTCATCACCACCACGCACCAGCGGCCTGGAGGCATAACAA GTGGCGGAGTCACTCTCTTCATAGCTTTGTATGACTACGATGCTCGCACTGAAGATGATCTTACTTTCCAGAAGGGAGAGAAATTCCAGATCATCAACAACAC agagGGTGACTGGTGGGAGGCTCGCTCTTTGGACACTGGAAACTCAGGTTACATACCCTCTAACTACGTCGCTCCTGTCGACTCCATACAAGCCGAGGA GTGGTATTTTGGGAAGATGGGGAGGAAGGATGCAGAGAGACAGCTGCTGGGTCAAGGCAACCAGAGGGGAACTTTCCTCATACGCGAGAGTGAGACCACTAAGG GTGCATACTCTCTGTCCATCCGTGACTGGGATGACAACAAGGGAGATCATGTCAAGCATTATAAGATTCGTAAACTAGACAATGGTGGTTACTACATCACCACCAGATCACAGTTTGACACTGTGCAGCAGCTAGTGGAGCACtacacag AGAGAGCAGCCGGACTGTGCTGCCGTTTGATTGGCAGCTGTAAGCGGGGCATGCCTAAGCTGGCTGACTTATCAGTGAAGACGAAGGATATGTGGGAGATTCCCCGCGAATCTCTCCAACTGATTAAGAAACTGGGCAATGGCCAGTTTGGAGAAGTCTGGATGG GTTCTAATGACGGGCTGTGTTATTACCTGACAAAGTCCTGCCCCATCTCCACCCCGCTCACCCTGGGTCTTGGGCGGGACGCTTGGGAGGTATCGAGGGAAGCGCTGTCTATGCAAAGAAAGCTGGGACAGGGCTGCTTCGGAGACGTGTGGATGG GCATGTGGAATGGCACCACCAAGGTAGCAGTGAAGACTCTGAAGCCAGGAACTATGTCCCCCGAGGCCTTCCTTGAGGAGGCTCAGATCATGAAGAGACTCCGGCATGACAAGCTGGTGCAGCTCTACGCCGTTGTGTCTGAGGAGCCCATCTACATTATCACCGAGTTCATGAGCCAAG GAAGTCTGCTGGACTTCTTAAAGGATGGAGAAGGGCAGAGCCTGAAGCTGCCTCAGCTGGTGGACATGGCGGCACAG ATCGCAGCTGGAATGGCGTACATTGAACGGATGAACTACATCCACCGTGACCTGCGAGCAGCGAACATTCTTGTTGGAGACAATCTGGTGTGCAAGATCGCTGACTTTGGCCTGGCTCGGCTCATTGAGGACAACGAGTACACAGCCAGACAAG GGGCGAAGTTCCCCATCAAGTGGACGGCTCCAGAAGCGGCACTCTACGGGCGCTTTACCATCAAGTCAGATGTCTGGAGCTTTGGCATCCTACTAACTGAGCTCATCACTAAGGGTCGAGTGCCCTACCCAG GCATGAACAACCGTGAGGTGTTGGAGCAGGTGGAGAGGGGCTACCGGATGCCCTGTGCCCCCGGGTGCCCTGCCTCGCTTCATGAACTGATGGTGCAGTGCTGGAGGCGGGAGCCCGATGAGAGACACACCTTTGAGTACCTGCAGTCCTTCCTGGAGGATTACTTCACCGCCACAGAGCCGCAGTACCAGCCCGGGGAAAACCTGTGA
- the ahdc1 gene encoding transcription factor Gibbin: MSGLSEHLHSDQTGAPVGCGETQPEEKACVAGLEGLEEPEFWTREFELHGGFQDPSRDGLASVTPDHIPPTSPSALSNGVHLQGGLGHSTCRGGHIETQITTETHTIAETLRNMQTHIDPEVHAQALSHTHMDNFGHMEINTLTGSLDPKLSKAVTSEAIHPTSPQPLSLTLGNHPALTNQLAAPLQTVQTDPPSTFCPVPTDPNQNTGSCPLPVETEKKYALRSSGRPRFPCHLRKSSRLRRSIEDGEKRVEMERGGEEEEEILEERIWKVKEEEVAVGDKEEHSTVEAVLPTPTCHTDIALALTVPKPALKSVPKPGPRLGHKPGPKSRCRPPLKSVHKAAPKSIMKQRQAAQAMHHRATPSLPFASALSAPLLTVREKPVAELGVCLPNNSRRGRFVGVRKIVVKVARIPVSLSRRQKSYKISNLETVTGTEKSNDGSLEGSEAVREPTALLRMKNNGKSVMVMFPPGELPVILKRRRGRPPKQALPGIQGELPNAGTAGATGDQPKKPRRRRRTKLPLPYPSYVNDTNDVKTEYGDVLSKLAFLNRQPPTTGRSSPPRCWTPSEPESFHAPLENPGISTLLHRLTGFRRPRGGRGGGLGRGGGAAGGVGGSVCTKSTFSDFFESIGKKRKVSPLSEHGLPRKRGKGMGGRGVGRGGGMVGAEPGGEKIVKKRRMRKNGAFKGGGMSMGQDWPNGAGGWGEEGPMHKEKGLGGYQLCGSPRGGFSSLEVGRGGVYSSPGGSRGVGPAGEDSQGLFAGYFRSLLDSDDSSDLLDISSSQSEPRKASSTPGFEPSSPAAGHSWSPAFPKWSAKVAGSGVEGSAQAHCSSARPLFSYGSLAQTSPTTSTYPKSTPPSLSHSPSSPHPASYGHFSSGYSCASPAVVQRPSDCSFAYGSGHSSGKVTPVGHMGYSSYQTAAKRGFSGYPAVSHSSMVRGDSAGPTSPGGGYMSVAKSSPFSSSSPEGYKQYNSNQWSYRQGYGAWPTDNFGSQYHGYSEYGSNESKDILDISNYTPQKAKRQPFPESLSESSSDSSHLGSAATSSGPSSTGGIYKQNDTVPIPGEGGQSSLSSLEKLMMDWHDGASGPSYNWSQNVLFQSGVSSKAGRGRRKRTEPQLEKEGGSALHSDSPSSPSPTPAPGPKRGGIGGRGRGSRGGRGGLSPCQRERPSGSKGRGKAAPASGVGLVLSAGGPDGSGLFQEGLDYYSGDSSSLSPLATPNPAPPSSYLQDPFEYPSPYSAHPSTPSSEERYPALYPGESSSSLSPSVSSPPYPPKPTPPPPQSYHLAPSRTFSPSCSPSPRLTPHCGTALSPSHRPPPKEPQFSQYDSPSYCSSPYWYGQTSHSGSPSPHTHPNTGLHAHSNPHASPHGNTHANSLTSPATNTLTHMTPHDTHHHSTQPHTNLNTHPTSHLQSNLLSHSNNTHLPSHSHSNPSPSLHSHSTNALYEERSPPSAMTHHKRDMTPNAMSTGHRQGPLPHSPYPKPPMDSSPHQEDTGGYSLPQQSYQSMGHRYPSQAPQGGGVLCQLLDPANDDSFSVTSL, from the exons ATGAGCGGCTTATCGGAACATCTGCATTCAGACCAAACTGGGGCTCCAGTGGGCTGTGGTGAGACTCAGCCTGAGGAGAAGGCCTGCGTGGCAGGGCTTGAGGGGCTGGAAGAACCTGAGTTCTGGACAAGGGAGTTTGAGCTTCATGGGGGGTTTCAGGATCCCTCTCGTGATGGACTGGCATCGGTGACACCTGATCACATTCCCCCCACCTCTCCATCCGCCTTGTCCAACGGCGTCCATCTGCAGGGAGGGCTTGGGCACAGCACCTGTCGGGGGGGGCACATTGAGACTCAAATAACCACTGAGACACATACAATTGCAGAGACACTCagaaacatgcaaacacacatagACCCAGAAGTGCATGCACAagctctttcacacacacacatggacaacTTTGGACACATGGAAATCAACACCCTCACAGGTTCTCTAGACCCAAAACTATCCAAAGCTGTCACATCAGAGGCCATACACCCAACCTCACCTCAGCCCTTGTCTTTGACACTTGGCAATCATCCTGCCTTAACCAATCAGCTGGCAGCCCCTCTCCAGACTGTGCAGACAGACCCGCCATCAACCTTTTGTCCAGTACCTACTGATCCAAACCAAAACACAGGCTCCTGTCCTCTTCCTgtagagacagaaaagaagtaTGCACTCCGCAGCTCTGGGCGTCCTCGATTCCCCTGTCACCTGCGCAAATCCTCCCGCCTGCGCCGAAGCATAGAGGATGGGGAAAAGCGAGTGGAGATGGAgcggggaggagaggaggaggaggaaatatTAGAAGAGAGGATCTGGAAAGTTAAAGAGGAGGAGGTGGCGGTTGGTGATAAAGAGGAGCATTCAACTGTGGAGGCTGTTCTCCCCACACCTACCTGTCATACAGACATAGCTCTTGCTCTAACTGTCCCCAAACCTGCTCTTAAATCTGTACCTAAGCCTGGGCCCAGACTTGGGCATAAACCTGGACCTAAATCAAGGTGTAGGCCACCACTGAAATCTGTCCATAAAGCAGCTCCTAAGAGCATAATGAAACAGCGTCAGGCAGCCCAAGCCATGCACCATCGTGCTACCCCATCTCTCCCATTTGCATCTGCTCTCTCTGCACCTCTGCTGACTGTGAGGGAAAAACCTGTTGCAGAGTTGGGGGTGTGTCTTCCCAATAACAGCAGACGAGGGCGTTTTGTCGGT GTGAGGAAGATTGTTGTGAAGGTAGCTCGCATTCCTGTCAGCCTTAGCCGCCGGCAGAAGAGCTACAAAATTTCTAATTTGGAGACAGTTACAGGGACAGAGAAAAGTAATGATGGCAGTCTAGAGGGTTCTGAGGCTGTTCGAGAGCCAACTGCCCTTCTTCGCATGAAGAACAATGGGAAAAGTGTTATGGTGATGTTCCCTCCTGGGGAGCTCCCTGTTATTCTCAAACGCAGACGAGGACGACCACCAAAACAGGCTTTGCCAGGAATACAGGGCGAGCTTCCAAATGCTGGGACTGCTGGTGCTACTGGAGACCAGCCCAAGAAGCCTCGGAGGCGACGTCGGACTAAACTCCCTTTACCATATCCGTCctatgttaatgatacaaatgatGTGAAAACAGAATATGGGGATGTTCTCTCCAAGCTGGCCTTTTTAAACCGCCAGCCCCCCACCACTGGTCGCAGTTCTCCTCCTCGTTGCTGGACACCTAGTGAGCCAGAAAGCTTTCATGCACCCTTGGAAAACCCTGGAATATCCACACTGCTCCACAGGCTCACTGGGTTTAGACGCCCCAGGGGTGGCAGAGGAGGGGGGCTTGGAAGGGGTGGAGGTGCAGCAGGGGGGGTCGGGGGCAGTGTGTGCACGAAGAGCACCTTCAGCGACTTCTTTGAATCTATTGGAAAAAAGCGGAAAGTAAGCCCCCTGTCTGAGCATGGATTACCCAGGAAAAGGGGGAAGGGTATGGGTGGAAGAGGGGTAGGCAGGGGAGGGGGTATGGTGGGAGCAGAACCTGGAGGCGAGAAAATTGTCAAAAAAAGACGTATGAGGAAAAATGGTGCATTTAAAGGGGGTGGGATGTCCATGGGGCAGGACTGGCCAAACGGGGCAGGAGGCTGGGGGGAAGAGGGGCCTATGCATAAGGAGAAAGGTTTAGGTGGGTATCAGCTCTGTGGATCCCCACGGGGTGGCTTTTCCTCTTTGGAGGTTGGACGGGGAGGTGTCTACAGTAGtccaggaggaagcagaggggTTGGGCCAGCCGGGGAGGACTCACAGGGCCTTTTTGCTGGTTACTTTCGATCACTGCTCGACTCTGATGACTCATCAGACCTGCTGGACATCTCCTCATCACAGTCAGAACCCCGCAAAGCATCATCCACACCTGGTTTTGAGCCATCCAGCCCAGCTGCTGGTCACAGCTGGTCCCCCGCATTCCCTAAGTGGAGCGCTAAGGTTGCAGGTTCTGGGGTGGAGGGTTCAGCTCAGGCACACTGCTCCTCAGCCAGACCTTTATTTAGCTATGGAAGCCTGGCTCAAACATCCCCCACTACTTCTACCTATCCTAAATCAACCCCTCCATCTCTCTCACACTCTCCTAGCTCCCCCCATCCTGCCTCTTATGGTCACTTCTCCTCTGGCTACTCCTGCGCTTCTCCTGCAGTTGTACAGAGGCCATCAGACTGTAGTTTTGCATACGGCTCTGGTCACAGCAGTGGTAAGGTCACCCCAGTAGGTCACATGGGTTATTCTAGCTACCAGACTGCAGCCAAGCGGGGTTTTAGTGGATATCCTGCAGTAAGCCATTCCTCCATGGTGCGGGGAGATTCAGCAGGACCAACATCGCCGGGAGGAGGGTACATGTCTGTGGCCAAAAGTAGCCCCTTCAGCTCCTCTTCGCCAGAGGGTTACAAGCAGTACAACTCCAATCAATGGAGCTACAG ACAAGGTTATGGCGCCTGGCCAACAGATAACTTTGGATCTCAGTATCACGGCTATAGTGAATATGGCTCCAATGAGTCCAAAGATATCTTGGATATCTCAAACTACACCCCTCAGAAGGCAAAGCGACAACCGTTTCCTGAAAGTCTATCAGAATCGTCCTCTGACTCTTCACATCTTGGCTCTGCAGCCACAAGTAGTGGCCCCAGCTCCACAGGTGGCATCTACAAGCAGAATGACACTGTGCCTATTCCTGGAGAAGGGGGCCAATCAAGTCTGTCCAGTCTGGAGAAGTTGATGATGGACTGGCACGACGGTGCTTCAGGGCCGTCGTATAACTGGAGCCAGAATGTTCTTTTCCAAAGCGGGGTAAGCAGCAAAGCCGGCCGTGGTCGCAGGAAACGGACTGAaccacaattagaaaaagaaggGGGCTCTGCTTTACACTCTGATTCCCCATCCAGTCCCTCCCCAACACCTGCTCCTGGACCAAAACGGGGAGGGATTGGCGGACGAGGCAGAGGGTCTAGAGGGGGAAGAGGGGGTCTGTCTCCCTGTCAGAGAGAGCGGCCATCAGGGTCCAAAGGCAGGGGCAAGGCTGCCCCTGCATCAGGAGTGGGACTAGTATTGTCTGCTGGAGGTCCAGATGGGTCTGGTTTGTTCCAGGAGGGGCTGGATTATTACAGCGGAGACAGTAGCAGCCTCTCTCCGCTGGCCACTCCTAATCCTGCACCACCTTCCAGCTACCTCCAGGACCCCTTTGAGTACCCCTCTCCTTATTCAGCCCACCCCTCCACACCATCCTCTGAGGAGCGATATCCAGCCTTATACCCTGGTGAGTCATCGTCCTCCCTCTCACCTAGTGTCTCATCTCCCCCTTACCCTCCCAAGCCCACCCCTCCTCCGCCCCAGTCTTACCACCTCGCCCCCTCCAGGACCTTCTCACCCTCCTGCTCCCCCTCACCACGGTTAACTCCCCACTGCGGCACAGCGCTCAGTCCCTCACACCGCCCACCTCCAAAAGAGCCCCAGTTTTCGCAGTACGACTCCCCCAGCTACTGCAGCTCCCCCTATTGGTACGGACAGACATCGCACAGCGGCAGTCCCAGCCCACACACCCATCCAAATACAGGCTTGCATGCACACAGCAACCCACATGCAAGTCCTCATGGAAATACACATGCTAATTCCCTTACTAGCCCAGCCACAAACACATTGACACACATGACTCCCCATGACACGCATCATCACAGTACCCAGCCCCACACAAACCTGAACACACATCCCACCTCACACCTCCAGAGCAACCTCCTCTCCCACTCAAATAACACACACCTCCCCTCCCATTCACACTCTAACCCCAGTCCCAGCCTGCACTCTCATTCAACAAACGCGCTTTACGAAGAGCGCAGCCCTCCCTCCGCCATGACCCATCACAAGCGGGATATGACCCCCAACGCTATGAGCACAGGCCATCGCCAGGGCCCCTTGCCTCACTCCCCGTACCCCAAACCTCCTATGGACTCCTCGCCTCACCAGGAGGACACTGGTGGCTACTCCCTGCCTCAGCAATCCTATCAGAGCATGGGACACCGCTACCCCTCCCAGGCACCTCAAGGTGGTGGGGTGCTGTGCCAACTCCTGGACCCAGCCAATGACGACAGCTTCAGCGTCACCAGCCTGTAA
- the yrk gene encoding tyrosine-protein kinase Fgr isoform X2: MGCICCKQKKSAKTVAATSATVDITDLSPGNIDGGLTGLSQGRYCPDPTQTIPNFITTTHQRPGGITSGGVTLFIALYDYDARTEDDLTFQKGEKFQIINNTEGDWWEARSLDTGNSGYIPSNYVAPVDSIQAEEWYFGKMGRKDAERQLLGQGNQRGTFLIRESETTKGAYSLSIRDWDDNKGDHVKHYKIRKLDNGGYYITTRSQFDTVQQLVEHYTGSNDGLCYYLTKSCPISTPLTLGLGRDAWEVSREALSMQRKLGQGCFGDVWMGMWNGTTKVAVKTLKPGTMSPEAFLEEAQIMKRLRHDKLVQLYAVVSEEPIYIITEFMSQGSLLDFLKDGEGQSLKLPQLVDMAAQIAAGMAYIERMNYIHRDLRAANILVGDNLVCKIADFGLARLIEDNEYTARQGAKFPIKWTAPEAALYGRFTIKSDVWSFGILLTELITKGRVPYPGMNNREVLEQVERGYRMPCAPGCPASLHELMVQCWRREPDERHTFEYLQSFLEDYFTATEPQYQPGENL, translated from the exons ATGGGGTGTATCTGTTGCAAGCAGAAGAAGTCGGCCAAGACAGTAGCGGCAACATCAGCAACAGTAGACATTACAGATCTGTCTCCTGGCAACATAGATGGGGGGTTGACGGGCTTGTCTCAGGGCCGTTACTGTCCTGACCCCACTCAGACCATCCCAAACTTCATCACCACCACGCACCAGCGGCCTGGAGGCATAACAA GTGGCGGAGTCACTCTCTTCATAGCTTTGTATGACTACGATGCTCGCACTGAAGATGATCTTACTTTCCAGAAGGGAGAGAAATTCCAGATCATCAACAACAC agagGGTGACTGGTGGGAGGCTCGCTCTTTGGACACTGGAAACTCAGGTTACATACCCTCTAACTACGTCGCTCCTGTCGACTCCATACAAGCCGAGGA GTGGTATTTTGGGAAGATGGGGAGGAAGGATGCAGAGAGACAGCTGCTGGGTCAAGGCAACCAGAGGGGAACTTTCCTCATACGCGAGAGTGAGACCACTAAGG GTGCATACTCTCTGTCCATCCGTGACTGGGATGACAACAAGGGAGATCATGTCAAGCATTATAAGATTCGTAAACTAGACAATGGTGGTTACTACATCACCACCAGATCACAGTTTGACACTGTGCAGCAGCTAGTGGAGCACtacacag GTTCTAATGACGGGCTGTGTTATTACCTGACAAAGTCCTGCCCCATCTCCACCCCGCTCACCCTGGGTCTTGGGCGGGACGCTTGGGAGGTATCGAGGGAAGCGCTGTCTATGCAAAGAAAGCTGGGACAGGGCTGCTTCGGAGACGTGTGGATGG GCATGTGGAATGGCACCACCAAGGTAGCAGTGAAGACTCTGAAGCCAGGAACTATGTCCCCCGAGGCCTTCCTTGAGGAGGCTCAGATCATGAAGAGACTCCGGCATGACAAGCTGGTGCAGCTCTACGCCGTTGTGTCTGAGGAGCCCATCTACATTATCACCGAGTTCATGAGCCAAG GAAGTCTGCTGGACTTCTTAAAGGATGGAGAAGGGCAGAGCCTGAAGCTGCCTCAGCTGGTGGACATGGCGGCACAG ATCGCAGCTGGAATGGCGTACATTGAACGGATGAACTACATCCACCGTGACCTGCGAGCAGCGAACATTCTTGTTGGAGACAATCTGGTGTGCAAGATCGCTGACTTTGGCCTGGCTCGGCTCATTGAGGACAACGAGTACACAGCCAGACAAG GGGCGAAGTTCCCCATCAAGTGGACGGCTCCAGAAGCGGCACTCTACGGGCGCTTTACCATCAAGTCAGATGTCTGGAGCTTTGGCATCCTACTAACTGAGCTCATCACTAAGGGTCGAGTGCCCTACCCAG GCATGAACAACCGTGAGGTGTTGGAGCAGGTGGAGAGGGGCTACCGGATGCCCTGTGCCCCCGGGTGCCCTGCCTCGCTTCATGAACTGATGGTGCAGTGCTGGAGGCGGGAGCCCGATGAGAGACACACCTTTGAGTACCTGCAGTCCTTCCTGGAGGATTACTTCACCGCCACAGAGCCGCAGTACCAGCCCGGGGAAAACCTGTGA